The Stigmatella aurantiaca DW4/3-1 genome contains the following window.
GGCGAAGACGGTGACGTTGGCACGTGTCTCCGACAGCCTGAAGGTGGTGCGCCCCTTCGATAAGGTGACGCCAGCCTGAGTCTGGGCCGCGAAGCGCCCTCTCCGGAGGGCGCTCCTGCGGCTCGCCGTTTAGAGCTCCTAACAAAAATATGGATTGAGGTAGACGCGCCGGTGGATGAATGGGCGGGCCATGAGCACCTGGGAGCCATGGTTCGCGAACTCGTACCGGACGTGCTGTGGGAGCGGGTGGCCTCACTGCTGCCGGTTCCCAAGAAGAAGAAGCTTGGGCGGCCAACGTCCACGACACCCACGAGTTGTTCCCCCTGTTGGATGCAGTGCCCGACGTGAATCAACTCCGTGGAGGTCCCGACATCGGCCCGGCAAGCTGCATGCGGATAAGGCGTACTCCTCGCGCAAGAACCGCCGTGGCCTGCGCAAACGCGGCATCACGCCCCGCATCGCACGGCCTGGCATTGAGTCGAAGCAGCACCTGGGCCGACACCGGTGGGTAGTGGAGCGCACCAACGCATGGCTCCATCAGCAGCGGCGCCTGCGAGTGCGCGCCGGGACGATGTCCACTTCGCCCTCCTCGTGCTCGGTAGCTGCTTGATACTCTTTCGAGGGCTTCAAACCTGATTTTTGTTAGGAGCACTAAATATGATCGATTTGTTCGAACCGAGAATGCCGGAAGACAAGCTGCACGAGAGCTTTCGTTTGATCCGGCAAGATCCGGCCTACGCGCCGGTCATGCCGGTCATTCAAGGCTGGGCGGCCGGATTGCTTGAGCGGCGCCGGGAAGGGGACAAGTTCGTCAAGGAACTCCAATCCACATTCAATTCCGCGATGTGGGAGCTCTACCTGAACAGAGCGCTGATGGAGCTGGGGTTCGAGGTCGATTTTTCGAAGTCGGCGCCTGATTTTTGCGTGACGACCCCGGGTGGATACCGGTTCAATATCGAGGCCGTTATCTCCGACCGGTCACCAAGCGCTCCGACGATAGCCGGCTTGAGCGAGCAAGACTTCAAGATCCAAAGTGCCCTGAAGCTGATCGGCAAGCTGAATGATAAGGTGCGCCTCTATCGGGGGGATGGGGGCAAGAAATATCCCTATGGCGTGCTGGAGCACGTCCGGGAGGCTCCATTCGTTGTGGCGATCGCGCCGTTCGACAGTGACCTCTCGCTGACGCAGAACAACGAGCTCATCAATCTGGTGTTGTTCGGCCTTGGAGCACCTTCGCACGAGGCCGACACCTTCGGGCATCAAGAGAGGGTCGCCAGAATCCAGAAGAAACCCGGCACCGAGATTGACGTCGGGATTTTCACGAATGATTCCTTCAAGGAAATCAGCGCAGTGATCTTCTCGACGACCGGAACGTTCGGGAAGGCCGTCATCGAAAGCGGGATTGATCGGCTGGTGCGGTCGAGCCGTTACAGGGTCATCGACAAAGACCTTGCTCAGGCAGGCGATCCTTCCTGGTCATTGGGCGAGCAGTATCTGGCACAGGGAAAGTTGGATTTTCTCAAGAGGTACCGGTGGGAGGACGAATCCCTCATTTACGGTATGGATGTCCGCATATGCTCCTCCCGAGTTCACCGAGAGACGCATCTCGACGGCCTGCACATCTACTATAATCCCTACGCCGAGCACCCGCTCGACCCTGGCACATTCTGGTCGGCTGAGATCACCCACAACTCTTACGATGTGGCTGCGGACGAACCGCAGCAGGATCATCCGGACGGAGCGCTGGTTTCACGGCAGGTCCATGCGCCAAATTCCCTGGCTCTCGCACACCTTCTCCATTCCAACGGTTTCATTCGTTAATAGTAGTATTAAGGACGGAAAGGCGCTGCACGCTCGTCGTCACGGCTCGTCGGCCATCTCGTCGAGCTGCTCCTGGGCGATGGCGCGTTAGTGAGGCACGACTTCCACGGCGAGCACTTCCCGCCTCTCCTGGCGGGCGCTGCTGACGTCCCCCTTGTCCTGGTGTCGGTAAATCCGAGCCAGCGCTTCCATGAGCCTGCGGGAGCCTTCTCGGATGCGCCGAACCTCCTCGCGCAAGAGGCCTAACGCGCCCTCCTCCGAGGCGAGCGCAGTTTCGGCTTCGCCGTCGCTGAGGCCCACCTCGGAGGCCGTGCGCTTCAGCAGTGCTTTCTCCGTCATCGTGAGGGCCAGGCGCTCCTCTCCGAGGGGGACGCGGCGTGCCAGTGTGCGAATCGGGCCCCAGTCAACGGTTTCACTCACGGGTCATTTTTCCTTTGCGCGCCGCCAAGTCCTGCGTGTGAGGCCAAGGCTGGGGCCGTCCGCACCCCGGGTGGGGTGCTCTTGTGCGCTGTCATTGAAGCCCGAGCTGGCCGCTGTGAGTCCCCCGAGGGCTTCACAGTCAGCCGAAGGTCATGTTAATTCGACGGTCCAGTCAACTAGACCTAGATTGAACCGGGCGGCCGGTGAGGGCGATTCTCGTTGCCCATGAGGTCGCACCCCTTCCTGCAGGAGGATTCACAGCCATGACGAAGCGTTCGGAAGATTCGGAAGATGAAGTGTCGACGGAGGAGTTTCCGCGCGTAGTCCCCACGGTGCGTGCGCCCAGCGAGGCGAGCTTCCACTTCGAGGTGGAGGGCGTGCGTTACGAGGCGGTGCGGGAGTTGGAGGTACGGCCGAATGGCGAGAGGCTGCTAAGGGCGGAGCGGCGCGTGGCGGATGGAGTGCTTGCCGGCCCCTGTCTGGTCCGCCAGCTCACCAGCCCGTCCACGTACATTCAGCGCAAGCGGTTGTTCGAGGAAGTGCAGTTGGCCTTTCGCCTCAACCACCCCAACATCGCTCAACTCTTCCATGTGCAGGTGGATGAGCTGGAAGACGCCGCCTACGGCATCATGGAGTACGTAGGTGGGCCCTCGCTGGAGACGCTGGTGTGCGCGGCGGTGGTGAGGGGCCAGCCTCTCTCAGAGGGTTTCGGCCTGTATCTCGGGGTGGAGGTGGCGGACGCGCTGCACTACGCGCACACGCTGACGTCGGAGAAGGGCATGCCCCTGGGCATTGTCCATCGCGACGTGAATCCCCGGCACATTGCCCTGGGCCTCCATGGAGAGGTGAAGCTGTTGGACTTCGGTTCGGCGTACTCGCTGCTGGTGGGCCGGGAGGAGTCGCCGGAGAATCTGCTGCGAGGCGACGTGGCGTATGCCAGCCCGGAGTACCTGCGCAAGGAGACGCTGACCCCGCGCTCCGACGTCTTCAGCTTGGGCGTGCTTCTGGTGGAGCTGATGACGGGCAAGCATCTTTTCGAGGTGCAGGACGTCCCGTCGCTGCCTGCGAATGAGAGCCCGCTCCGGCTTGAGTCGCCGGCCACGTTGCCCCTGCACCAGATGCAGGCCCTCATGGAATCCTTCGACCCGGACGTCGTCGAGAAGGCGGTGGCAGGCCTCGATGGCGACATCAAGGCGGTGTTGCACACGGCCCTCCGCCTCAACCCTATGGACCGCTTCGATACGGCGGCGGACATGCGCGATGCCCTGCGTGGCGTGGCCCAGTCGTGGCCCACGGGACCCTACGGGCGCGCGGATGCCATGAAGGAGGCGGCGCGGGTGGTGTCCGAGGGCGGGAAGCTGCGCGACCAAGTGGAGTTCGGTGAGGCTGGCTTCTACCCGGAAGGGCTGGAGAAGCACGAGCTGGATGCGCTGAAGAAGGGGTAGGTCGCCGATGCTCTGCTTTCGTGTGTCCCGCAATGGCCAACACCTCGCCACTGCGGGGTTGTCGGCCTTCGGAGTCCTCCACACCATTCTGTCGTGGGTGCGCCGCCCTGCTGACGAGTCCCGCGACGTCCCTGAATTGACGCTCCACGTGGGCGGCTCCGAAGGGAGGGAGCACCGCGAGCACGTGTCGTGGTGTGACGCGAACTTCCGCGCGGGCGACGTCCTCACGGTGGAGGTGCGTGATGACCTGGAGGCCGACCCGCCAAAGGAGAGACGCGTCGACGTGGAGGTGAGGCTGGACGAGGTAGCCCGCCTTCAACTTCGGAGGAAGGGCTTGGAGGCGCAGCTCGCCGACGTGAATGAGGAGCTGCGGGAGCGCGGCGCGGCGTAGCGGGGTGCCTCCTCCTTCGGATGGGGAGGCGCTCCGTCATCGCCGGGGTCCGCTCGGGTTGGGGGCGCGCGTGCTTCGGCGCAGGGCTCCGAGGCATGGGGCACTGCCCGCTATACCTGCGCCCTGCTCGGAGACGCCCGAGCGCCGGCCGCAAGCGGCCAGGCGTCGGGGCGAGGGCGGCACGTTCCGCCCTGGGAGATGCTTCAGCGGGCCAACTCGGTGGCGACGTGGACGAGGGCATCCAGCTTCCCCGCGTCGAGTTTCCGCGCAACGAAGATCAGCCGACGCAAGGTGGCGTCGTCCTCCGGGCGAGTCCGAGCCCCACTGTCGGCGGATTCGGTGAGTCCCATCAGGTCCTCGGGGGAGACCATCAACTCAACGCAAAGCTTCCTCATCGTATCGACGCTGGGAATCATCTGCCCGCGTTCGATTCTGCTGTAGACAGCAGGCGCCAGCCCCACGCGCTCCGCGACTTGGACCTGCGTCAGGCTCATCTGCTCCCGAGCGAGGCGGGCGATGGCGCCAAGGTGCGTTGCAAGCTGTTCATTCATAGGTACAGGGAAGTATACCCGAATTGCTAGTTGTCATGGGAACACCATTCCATCAGCGCACGTCCGGCAGAAGCTGGACGAGGGCGAGCGCCTGGTGCGCGTCCAACTGGCGCACGCGCCGCAGCAAGGCCTCCTTGGCGTCAGAGACGGCTTCGGGTGGCAGCGAGGCGGGGTAGCCCAATAACTCGTTGGGAGTGGCGCGGAGGGCGGTGCACAGAAGGTACAGATTCTGGAGGCTGGGGAGCCTGAGCCCTCGCTCGAGTCGGCTGTAGACGGCTGGGTCGATGTCGATGAGGTGGGCCACGTCCACCTGTGTCAGGTGGGCACGAAGGCGGGCGGCGCGCAGTGTGTCGCCGACGATGCTGCGCAAGGGCCGGGAAGGCTCCTTCGGGGGGGCGGCGCCGCGGACGTCAGGGTGGATATACATTCTTGGGAACTGTACCTGATAGTCTAGTTGACTTCACCTTAATGGATGGCTGGAGCGTCTTTGGGCAGTGGTTGGAGGTGGGAGAAGACTTCGCGCGATTTCCCCGGGCTTCTGGTACCTTGGGCCGGCGTCGGGGAGGGAGCTGCATGCGCGTGGCCGCAGTCCTGCTGTCCTACAGAGCCTTCAGGAGGGCACCATGAGGGACAACGGCCCCCCTGCCGCGCTGTCCCCTGGGGACGTGGTGAAGGGCTACACGGTGGTGCGGCACCTGGACAAAGGTGGCTTCGGTACCGTGTACCTCGCGACGCAGGACGGGCAGCCCTGCGCCTTGAAGCTCGTGGAGCGGCAACGTGTGGATGGGCGGGTGGAGAAGGAAGTCTCCATCCTCTTGCGCTTGACTCACCCCAACGTGGTGGGGATTCGCGGCTTCTCCTACTGGCAGGCTGGGGAGCGCGACTACGCCCTCATCGCCATGGATTACGTGGAGGGGCGGAAGCTGGGGGTGTGGGTGAAGGAGGAGAACCCCTCGGCCCGGCAGGTGGCGAAGTTGACGCTCGACGTGGCGCGGGCGCTGGTGGCCTCGCACGAGGCGGGGGTGGTGCACCGGGACGTGAAAGACGCCAACGTCATGGTGCGCGACGCGGATGGCCTGGCGGTGTTGGTGGATTACGGAATCGGGGACTACAAGGGCGCGCCCTCCGGTGTCACCCAGTCCATGCTTCCTCCCGGGACGATGGAGTACCGCTGCCCCGAGGCCTGGCTCTTCATGAAGAAGCACATGGGGCAGGCGGGGGGCGCCCGCTACGTGTCGGTCCCTTCGGACGACGTGTGGGCACTTGGCATTGTCCTCTACCGCCTCCTCACGGCGAGGTGGCCCTTCAACGAGGCGACGGACGCGGACTACGTCGAGGGGGTCATCAACAGGTCGCCCATCCCTCCTCACGTGGCCAACCGCTTCGTCCCGGAGCGGCTGGGCATGTTGTGCATGCGGCTGCTGGAGAAGGACCCTGCTGCCCGTCCCGACGCGCGCGCTGTTTGTGCGGCGCTGGAGGATGTCCTGGAAGAGGCGGAAGGGGAGGCCTGGGACACTCCCTTGTGCGACACGTATGGCCCGAATTCGGCCACCACCGAGGGCGAGGTGGACAAGTTCGCGCGATGGGTGAAGGTCCCCTTGCGCCAGATGCGCCGTGGCAAGGTGCCCGGGCCGGAACTGCCCGGCGAAGGGCCACCCGCGGATCCGCTGCCCCAGGCTTCCCCCATGGCTGCTGCTACGCGGCCTGTGCAGGCGCACCTGCCGGACTTGGTGCTTGAGGCGGGGATGGAGGCGGAAGCCTCAGATGCGGCTCCCGTGGCCCGTGTCGCCGAGGCGGGACGACGCTCCCTCTTCTCTCACATCAGGAAAGGGCGGCTGCTGGGTGCTGGCCTGCTGGCCATGGCCCTCGCGTCTGGGGCGTACTTCTCGCAGCGGACGGCTTCGTCGCAGTCGCAGGCCGTTCCCGGCCAAGAAGTAGCGACATATGCCAAGAAACCTCAAGCTGCCCCGGCCGCAGCTCCCATCGGGCCGGAGGCAACACCTGCGGCCGTCGCGCCCCCTGCGACGCTTCCCGAGGTGACTGCAACCGTGATGACCCCCCAGAATGACACCGCTTCCTCCCCGCCAGCGCCTGCGAAGAAGGCCACGAGGAGCGTCCGCACTGCCCTGGCGACGACGGCCCTCTGTGGCGCGTTGGCCTGCTCGGGCCCCCAGGTGCGTCCGGCTCCGGAGCCTGAATCGTGCCCGGCGGGCGCCACCAAGGGCATGAAGAAGCTCGGCATGGAGATTGGGGACAAAGAGTCCGCGGGCTTCGTCCGAGGGGGCCAAAAATACGTAACGGTGAGGGACGGCAATGCGCAAATCATAGTGGGGTCGGATTACGCCACGTTGTCTGGGCGACTCGTTATTGCCGACCGCGTGTATGTCCGACTGACGCGAGCGCGATTTCGCGGAGAGAGCTTCCCCGTGTGTCTGGAGGTGCTGGACACTTCTTACAATCGCGGACTGGAGATTGAGGGCGGCGGAGGAGATACCGGTAAGGCGCGCGTGTACTCTGGCGTTTTTGTCAGGGCGGTGAGTGAGTTTGAGTGAAGTGGCGCTGTTTGTCAGACACCCGTGAGTCGCCATCGGTGTTGCCGCTGGCTTGATCCAGGAGAAACGTCGCGTGCATCATTCCGTGTCGGCCGGTCTTCTTTTCCTCCTGCTCTCAGGCGGGGGGCCGGCTCTGGCTCAGTCGCCTTCATCCTCCTCCGTCGGACTGAGCGTTCGCCGAATCGAGCTGGTCTCTGATGATGCTCAGCCAGCAGTTGAAGTGGCGGTGAGCCCGGGACTCTCAACGGTGTTCCTCTTCGATTCGGAGGTGAGTCGAGAGGGGCTGTCGCTTGAGGGGCGCGAGCGCTTCGCGATGGTCGACGCTGGGCTCAACACCTTGCGCTTGGTCCCTTCAGAGAAAATCTCCGCGGGAGAGCGGGCCAAGTTGACGGTGCGTTTCCAGGATGGAGCGGCCCCGGCGAGTACGACGTTTGTCCTGGTTGCGCACCCAGCACGGTCAGAGGCGCTCATCGAGGTGTATCGGCGCAGGAGGGGCGTCGAGACATACCAGGAGGAGGTCCGGCAGGCGCGCATCGAGGCCGAGCAGTGCAGAGAGGAGAATGAGCGCCTGCGCGCGCAGCGAAGTGTGCCGGATGGAGTGACGGGACTCATCGCGACATCAGTCCTGGATGGTCGCGGCATTGATTTCCGCGACGTGAGCAAGGTTGCCACCTTGGGCTCGGGAGGAGCCGCAGGCAACGCCTATGTCCGTACATACCGCACAGCCCACCGGGTGGCTGTGGAGGTGGGCCTCATTCACGTTGGCGACGCTCAGCCATGGACTGCTGCGGGAGCAATGCTCCGAAGCAAGGGTAACGAGGAGCTGAAGGTGCTCCGAGTGTGGCAGTCGGGCCCTCTTGCCCCCGGTTCAACGAACCAGCGCGTAGTGGTAGAGGCTGAGGCCGCATCCGAGTCCCCTCAAGGCCCCTTCACGCTCAAGCTCTGGGATGCGGATCAGCGTCGCACTGTCACGTTGGGCAACGTCACCTTCCCTTAGCCCTACGAGCACTGCCTCCAAACCCTTTCGTGGGTTTCCGGCATTAGGGGCTTGTGTCGAATGCTAATCTGGGGTCCAATGGACTATACCTATTGGTCTAGTTCATTCTGGCGTGCCCTGGAGGGCGATGTGTTCCCCACTGTGCTGGAGTGCATGCGCGCGGCTGCGCGCTTCCTTGGTGGCTGCGGAGGGTGCCCGGAGGGCGACGCGCTTGATCCACCTTCCTAACTCCGCATCGAAGTAGGCGTTGGGCTCTCGCGCTGCGCAGAGGTCCTCCCGCACTGCCATGTGAGGCACGTGCTGGCGGTCTTCGTGCGCCGAGAAGCCGTCTGCACTTCGTTGGGCTGCTTGCCTGACGGGCGCTGAGGCGCCCTTCCTCAATCCCCCATTCGCCCTTTTGGAGTCATGAGCGGGGCCGGACTGTCCTGGCGCCGCGACGTGACACGTCTGCCTGCCGCTCCAGGCGGGGCCAGCATTCCTGGCGCTGTGGCGTGACACGTCTGCCTATGGCTTGGCCCAGTCGGTTTGCCGGCGACTCCCTCAATGCAATGCATTCACCCCGCAGTCCGGCGCCCTGTCGGGCTGAACGGGAGGCCTCTGTCCATTGCCCCTCCTTCGGGGCCTTCACAGGAGACGTCGATGTTCATGCGCTGGGTCGTCGTGTTGTTGTTGGTGTTACCCGACGTGGGATGGGCGGAAGAGATTGCCTATCCCGAAGACTACGTGGCCGAGGAAGAAGTCGATCCCGATGATGCAGGTGGGGATGCGCTGCTCGAGCCTTCCATGGACGAGGGAAGCGCCCTGGTCGAGGAGGAGCCGGCCACATCCGGCTTGGGCTCTGGCTGGGCGAATCGGCTGAGCCTGGAGGCCACGACATGGGCATTGCTGCCTCGGAGGGGGGCGGGGCGGGATGAAGGCTTCCTGCAGGTGCATCCGCGGCTGGAGGTCGTCAAACCAGGCTTCCTCCAGGTCGAGCTGGGCGCGCCGGTTCGGCTGCGCATGTGGGGCGGAGAGGAGGGCGCCAGCCTGGTGCGGAAGGAAGACTGGGACGAGCTCTCCGACTGGGGCCAGGTGGTGCAGAACCTCATGGTGGGAGGCGACGCACCCAACTTCGTGTGGGTGGGCGCCTTGGAGTCCTACACGCTGCTGTCCGGGCACCTGGTGCGCCGCTACAGCAACCTGGCCAACCCCGACTACCACCCGGCGGGGGCGGTGGTGACGGGCCTGCTGAGGCCTGTCTACGTGGAGGCCTTCGCCTCGGACGTGCTGGGCGCGCGGTTGATGGGCGCGGAAGTCGCCCTCGACATGCAGCACGTCCTCTTTGGACGCGCGCCATACCCCATGCAGTACACGCTGGCGCTGTCCGCGGTGCATGACTGGGGCAGGGCCGGAGGAACATCCGAGTCGATGACGCTGGCCCACCTGGATGGGACGGCCATGCTCGTGCGGCGCCGCAACCCCGAGGGGGGCTTCGAGCTGCAGGCGAATGCGGGCTGGGGCGGTCGCCCCGGCGAGGGTGGTGCGTGGGGCGCGGTGGCGGGGCTGGGCGCGGAGTACCTGACCTCGAGGATGGACATGCGCGCGCGCCTGGAGGGCCGCCTCCAGCGCGGAGGCTTTCGGCAGGGCGCCTTCGGCCCGGACTACGAGCTGGCGCGCTTCCAGGTCGCGGGCCCGGACGCCGTGCCGCAGGCGGACGCGCCGTTCCCGGAAGGGTACTCGGCCTACGGCGAGCTGATTCTGAGCTGGGACGCGGAGAGTCTGGGTGTCCTCGGCCAGCGTCATTTCCGGCTGACAATGGGCACCGAGGTCTTCAACTGGGGCCGGGTGGACGTGGACGGCCGGTTGGAGACGCAGCTCTTCCACCGAAACCTCTCGGTGGGGGTGGGCGGCGTCGCGGTTGGCGCGGGCAAGCCGGGCGCGCGCTACCTCGCCTCGGTCGAGGCGCGATGGCGTTTCCTGGGAGGGAAGCTGTACGCGGTGGGGCAGGGGGGCACGCTGCTCTTCCCGACAGCGGAAGGGATGCTGCGGCCTGGCGCCTTCGCCTCCGTGGGGCTGGGGGTGGACAATGCGCGCTGAGCGGCCTTGGCGCGGCGGGCTTGGCCTCGCGCTGGTGGTGGCCCTCCTGGCCTCCGGGTGCGCCTCACTGCCCGCGAGGCCGGGCCAGGCGGGTCGTGGGGCCGCCCTGGCCTTCAGCCCCCTCTCCGTGCCCTTTCAGGCGTCGAGGAGCGCGGCGGCAGGTGTGTATGGGGAAGAGGAGCCAGGCGCCGCGGTTGGGACGGCCGAGCCGGCGCCGATGGGCTACCGGCGCGGGCCCGTCGGCAATGCCGTCAGCCGGAAGGAGGGGGCGCGAGGCTCGGACGCTGAGGGCGGGGCCTTTGCGTGTGGCGGCAAGGCCTTGCCCTCGGGCTGGCCCCGCCTGACTCAAAGCCGCGAAGTGCTGGCGCCCTTCCTGGCGTGTGCCTCGCCCGCGGAATTCGTGGCCATGCAGCGCGGGGTGGACATGGCCGCGCTGGTGCAGTCCCTCTCTCCCTGGGACGCGGTTCGCCTGGGCGCCCTGGGGCCTCTGGACGAGCACGCCTCGGAAGTCCTCACTCGGAAACGCGCGGACTTCATCGTCACGTCCGTGGAGAGGTACGGCGTGCCGTACGCGGAGGTATTCACCCTCTTCGTCCTCCACTCGGCCTTCGACGACGAGCTGCGCGAGGTGGTGCAGCGGCTGGCCCGCGACAAGCAGTTGGAAGACACGCTGGGCGCCATGGCCTCTGTCCGCGAGGAGTTGAAGCGGCGGGGCCTGGAGCTGGAAGGCTTCCCGGAGCGGGGCGAGAGAGCTCGCGACGTGCTGCGCGGGCTGGGGCGAGCGGGTAGGGACATTCTCTCCAGCAGCCTGGTGAGTGGCGAGGCCCGGTACACGGAACTCATGGCGAGGCGTGGGCACATGCCGACGCCCTACCAAGCTGCCATCGAAGAGGTGGAGAAGGCCCTGCTGGAGAGGCACTACTCGCC
Protein-coding sequences here:
- a CDS encoding DUSAM domain-containing protein, with the translated sequence MSETVDWGPIRTLARRVPLGEERLALTMTEKALLKRTASEVGLSDGEAETALASEEGALGLLREEVRRIREGSRRLMEALARIYRHQDKGDVSSARQERREVLAVEVVPH
- a CDS encoding serine/threonine protein kinase, with protein sequence MTKRSEDSEDEVSTEEFPRVVPTVRAPSEASFHFEVEGVRYEAVRELEVRPNGERLLRAERRVADGVLAGPCLVRQLTSPSTYIQRKRLFEEVQLAFRLNHPNIAQLFHVQVDELEDAAYGIMEYVGGPSLETLVCAAVVRGQPLSEGFGLYLGVEVADALHYAHTLTSEKGMPLGIVHRDVNPRHIALGLHGEVKLLDFGSAYSLLVGREESPENLLRGDVAYASPEYLRKETLTPRSDVFSLGVLLVELMTGKHLFEVQDVPSLPANESPLRLESPATLPLHQMQALMESFDPDVVEKAVAGLDGDIKAVLHTALRLNPMDRFDTAADMRDALRGVAQSWPTGPYGRADAMKEAARVVSEGGKLRDQVEFGEAGFYPEGLEKHELDALKKG
- a CDS encoding helix-turn-helix domain-containing protein — its product is MNEQLATHLGAIARLAREQMSLTQVQVAERVGLAPAVYSRIERGQMIPSVDTMRKLCVELMVSPEDLMGLTESADSGARTRPEDDATLRRLIFVARKLDAGKLDALVHVATELAR
- a CDS encoding helix-turn-helix transcriptional regulator, with the protein product MRSIVGDTLRAARLRAHLTQVDVAHLIDIDPAVYSRLERGLRLPSLQNLYLLCTALRATPNELLGYPASLPPEAVSDAKEALLRRVRQLDAHQALALVQLLPDVR
- a CDS encoding serine/threonine protein kinase — protein: MRDNGPPAALSPGDVVKGYTVVRHLDKGGFGTVYLATQDGQPCALKLVERQRVDGRVEKEVSILLRLTHPNVVGIRGFSYWQAGERDYALIAMDYVEGRKLGVWVKEENPSARQVAKLTLDVARALVASHEAGVVHRDVKDANVMVRDADGLAVLVDYGIGDYKGAPSGVTQSMLPPGTMEYRCPEAWLFMKKHMGQAGGARYVSVPSDDVWALGIVLYRLLTARWPFNEATDADYVEGVINRSPIPPHVANRFVPERLGMLCMRLLEKDPAARPDARAVCAALEDVLEEAEGEAWDTPLCDTYGPNSATTEGEVDKFARWVKVPLRQMRRGKVPGPELPGEGPPADPLPQASPMAAATRPVQAHLPDLVLEAGMEAEASDAAPVARVAEAGRRSLFSHIRKGRLLGAGLLAMALASGAYFSQRTASSQSQAVPGQEVATYAKKPQAAPAAAPIGPEATPAAVAPPATLPEVTATVMTPQNDTASSPPAPAKKATRSVRTALATTALCGALACSGPQVRPAPEPESCPAGATKGMKKLGMEIGDKESAGFVRGGQKYVTVRDGNAQIIVGSDYATLSGRLVIADRVYVRLTRARFRGESFPVCLEVLDTSYNRGLEIEGGGGDTGKARVYSGVFVRAVSEFE
- a CDS encoding DUF2381 family protein: MHHSVSAGLLFLLLSGGGPALAQSPSSSSVGLSVRRIELVSDDAQPAVEVAVSPGLSTVFLFDSEVSREGLSLEGRERFAMVDAGLNTLRLVPSEKISAGERAKLTVRFQDGAAPASTTFVLVAHPARSEALIEVYRRRRGVETYQEEVRQARIEAEQCREENERLRAQRSVPDGVTGLIATSVLDGRGIDFRDVSKVATLGSGGAAGNAYVRTYRTAHRVAVEVGLIHVGDAQPWTAAGAMLRSKGNEELKVLRVWQSGPLAPGSTNQRVVVEAEAASESPQGPFTLKLWDADQRRTVTLGNVTFP